GCATAAACGGAGCGAGCGCGGCTCTTGCAATTTCAGGAATCCCATGGAACGGCCCCGTTGCTGCTGTGAGAGTCGGACTCGTGGGCGGAAATTTAATCGTAAATCCCACTGACAGGCAAATGAACAGCTCATTATTAAATCTCGTTGTTGCCGGACACGATGACGGAATCACAATGGTAGAGTCGGGCTCCTATGAAGTATCAGAAGAATTATTAGTTGACGCGCTGGAACTTGCACACTCTGAAATCAAGAAAATTATCGCAGTATTAAGACGCATGAAAGAAGAAGTCGGCAAACCTTTACTTGAAGTTCCTGCACCGGAAAAATTCCCGGAAATTGACAGCTGGATTTGCGAAAACCTTGACTCAAAAGTTGATGCAGCAGTAAGAATTCACGACAAGAAACCTAGAGAGAAAGCAATAAACGAGATAAAGGCTCAAGCACTCGAAAATTTTGCAGAAATGCTCAAAGAAAACCCCGAAAGAGAAGAATATATTAATGCATTTGTCGACGAACGAGTTAAAAATATAATGCGCGGAATAATTATTAATGAAAGAGTCAGAGTCGACGGGCGCAAAATGGATCAGATAAGGCCTATAACCTGCGAAATTGATATATTGCCTAAAGTTCACGGCACGGCGTTATTCACAAGAGGCGAGACTCAATCGCTTGCTACGACAACACTAGGAATGATCGGCGAAGATGATCAGATTTTAGACGGAATCAAACTCAACGAACCGGCAAAAAGATTCATGCTGCATTATAACTTCCCGCCCTATTCAGTCGGAGAAGTCCGGGCTATACGAGGTCCGGGCAGGCGTGAAATTGGTCACGGAGCTTTGGCAGAACGTGCTTTACTTCCTGTTATTCCCACAGAAGAAGAATTCCCGTATGTTATTCGCGTAGTTTCTGACATAATGGAGTCGAACGGCTCAAGCTCGCAGGCTAGTATTTGCGGGGGGAGTCTCTCAATGATGCACGCAGGAGTACCAATTCGCGGACATGTTGCAGGTATAGCAATGGGCTTAATAAAAGAGGGCGACAAGGTACAAATTTTAACGGATATTCAGGGACTTGAAGATCATTACGGCGATATGGATTTCAAAGTCGCAGGAACAAGAGCAGGAGTTACAGCCCTACAAATGGACAATAAAGCCGGAGGAATCACCCGCGAAATCTTAGAAAACGCACTAGCTCAAGCACGCAAAGCAAGATTTGAGATTCTCGAAAAAATGGAAGCAGTTATACCAGTTCCCAATAAAATATCACCGAATGCACCTAGAATTATTTCATTTGAGATTGACCCGGAGAAAATCCGCGATGTTATCGGCACTGGCGGGAAGGTTGTACGCAGCATAACTCAGAGAACCGGCGTTAAAATGAATATCGAGGACGACGGAATTATTACGATTTCAGGGCCTACTCAAGCGCAAGTTGAAGACGCAAGGGCAATCGTATTATCACTAACAAGAGATTTAGCGCCCGGAGAAGTCTATTATGGAACTGTAACGAGATTATTAAGTTTCGGCGCGTTCGTTGAATGCATACCCGGTAAAGAAGGCTTGTTACATGTAAGTGAAATCAGCACTAACAGAGTCCCACGCGTTGAAGATGTCTTAAAGCCCGGTGATAGAGTTTTAGTTATGGTAAAAGATATTGACGATCAGGGACGCGCAAATTTAACAAGACGCAGAGTCATGGCCAGTGAAGACAAGGTCAGGGCAGCGGGACTCGCTCATGTTTTGCCGGATGAGAGAGAACGAGATAATTTAATTGCAAGTCTTGCGTCACGTGAAAGAGGTTATAACAATTTCCAAATGAGAGACAGAATCAGCTACATGGATCGGGGCTATTCGTCAAATCGAGCTACACGAAATGATTTCGATTTCGGGCGTGGAAATTATGACCGCAGCAACAGGCGCAATGACAGAAGCAGACGAGGCTATTAATTATGGAGCATGAAATAACCGTAAAAATTTTACGCACTGCACAGACTATCAAGATCCCCGAATATGCGACTCCCGGGTCGGCCGGGCTTGATTTATGTTCGATGAGGTATTGCATTATAAAGCCTAACGAGATGGCATTAATTCCGACTGGGATAAAATTAGCTATTCCTGAAGGTTACGAGGCACAAATCAGGCCAAGAAGCGGGCTGGCACTCAATCACAGAATAATAATTCCGAACAGTCCGGGGACGATTGACTCGGATTATCGGGGCGAGATAAAAGTTTTGCTGCTTAACATGGGAGAAGAGCCTTTCACTCTTTCATTCGGTGATAGAATTGCACAAATGGTATTTACTCCGGTGGCACATGCAAAATTTGAAGATGTCAAGAAACTTGATGAGACTTCCCGGGGGTCGGGAGGTTTCGGAAGCACAGGAATAAATTAATTTCTTGAATTCCCCCTTTGACTGCGAAAAGTTGAGGGGGAATAATTTTCTTACATTGTTATATATTCCACTTCACTAATCACTAAATCAAATAAAGGAGTCATAAATTTTTATGCAGGAATTCAATTTTACCCCTATACACAAAATCGAGCTTGAAATTTTCTCGGATTCAGGGCTTAAAGTAGGAGTCTTAACTGGCAGCTATGACATTAACAAGCGATATTTTACAATTGACCAAATTCAGATTTTACCCGGTTATTTGAGCTTGAACCTTGTGAAACGCGCAATCTGTGAAATAATTAACGTATCAGGAGCAAATAATATCAGACAGATTTATGACGAACCCGCCGGAGAAAATTATGACGACGAGTCAAGAGATCCTCAAATGAAAATATTTCGCTCGATTGAATTTTTTTATCCTGACTTCACGATTAAGCGCACCCTGTTACAAGCTGAATATATGCTGAATGTTAAAGAACTGCCCGAAAAAATGAAACATGCTTCTTACTATACAGATGAAAATTTAGAACGCCGCGGAATGAAATTTTTTCCATTCGAGAAATTGCCCGATTTTGCCGAAGAGATTCAAGAATTATGCGAATCAGATTATCAAGCTGAAATATTTTCACCGTTTAAAGCCGGAAATTATACCCCCGAATTAAGTTATATTGCTGTCTTGAATGGCAAAGTATTCGGCTGGGTTTACTGCAAAAGGGTAGATTCGGAAGTTGTAATCTTTAAAGGCTGGTATGTCGCGAAAAATTTCGTACTGTCATGGGCGGGGGAGCTAGTCTAATTGCCTATACGATTCGTAATTTAATAGGCTGCTGTTCTGTCTTGAAATTCACTCTTTCTGAAACAAGCAAGTCATTAAAGCGTTTCTATAAATATTATTTCGGGAATGCCTTAAAAAATGGAACTCGCCGATTCAAAATCGAAATGATTTGTAAAATTTAGTAATATATTTGCAAGAAAAAAATTTTTATTCTATGATTACACAATCATAAAAATTTTATGCGGAGGTTAAATCATGAATTTCACAAAGGAACAAATCACAAAAGCAATATCATGCAAAAGTGTCGACGAGTTATTAAAGCTCGCTAAGTCAGAGGGCGTAGAACTCACGCGTGAACAGGCAGAAACTTATTTTGCCAAGTTAAGCAAGAGCGAATTAACAGCTGAAGAACTCGCAAAAGTTGCAGGCGGCGGGGTAGGTATGGGGTTGCAATTGGCAGGACTTCAGAATCCTCAAAGTCTTGATAATTTGGGAAATAATAATAACTCACGGTGTAAATGCGATAATTACATACCGTTTGATCCGGAGTAATCGTTGTTCAGACGACTGTAAATGCGTTGATGTGGATACTTGTGCCCAGACATTTTAAACAGGAGGATTTACTCATGAAATTCACGAAAGAACAAATTGAGAAGGCAATGGCGTGCAAAAGTGTCGATGAGTTATTAACTCTCGCTAAATCAGATGGCGCAGCACTCACGCGCGAACAGGCAGAAACTTATTTTGCCCACTTAAGTATGAACGAATTAACACCTGAAGAACTCGCAAAAGTTGCAGGCGGAGTAGGTATGGGATTGCAATTGGCAGGACTTCAGAATCCTCAAAGTCTTAATGATTTTGAAAATAATAGCTCACGGTGTAAATGCGATTGCGATACTGTGAATCCTTGTTGCCAGGAACCACTTCACTAAGGCAATGGCGTGCAAAAGTGTCGACGAGTTATTAACTCTCGCTAAGTCAGACGGTGTAGAACTCACGCGCGAATAGACAGAAACTTATTTCTCCCAGCTAAGCATGAACGAATTAACACCTGAAGCGATTATGTGCAAATTTGATGACTGTTATCGAGATTAGAATTCGTAAATTGCTGGGTTTGTTGATTACAGCCCTGCTTTTAGTTATTTGTAAAAATTTTAGGAGGATATTATTTTGCGCACAAGTAAATATGAAATTCTTTTACCCTTACCAGAGTCAGAGTCTCAAGATTACGTGTTAATTAATGGACTCTACGGAGCTGTTGATTTAATTGATAAGAACGAGGCTCAATTACTCACTGAAGCAAAAAATAATCCCGACTTACTCAAAAAATTAGAATCTTCACGGTTCGAATTACTTACTAAACGCGGGCATATTGTGAACTCAGACGAACAGGAATACGAAGATATGAGCATTCTTGAAGAATTCACAAGCTATTATATTCAAATACCGGAGTCGGACTCGTTATAGCTCCTACTTATAATTGTAATTTACGCTGCTTTTATTGTGTTGAACGGCATAGACTCACACGCGGCACTGAATGGCTCGAACGCACAATGAGTAAATCTTTAGTAGATGCAATTTTTGCACAGGTAAAAGACTACAAAGCACGCAATTATATAATTAATGACTGCTCACTTTACGGCGGAGAACCTTTATTAGCAGAAAATAAAGATATAATCCGTTACATTTGCGAGAAGTGCCGGGAAAATGATATGACAATTCGTGCTACAACAAACGGCACTGACTTAGATAAATATTTAGACTTAATTCAAGAGTTTAAATTCACGAACTTGCAGATCACAGTCGACGGCCCGAAAGAAATTCACGATAAAAGGCGATTTTTTGCGGACGGGTCAGGCAGCTTTGACAAAATCATGAATAATATAGCACTGGCACTCGAACGCGAAATAAAAATAATTGTTCATGTAAATGTAGGTAAGTCAAATATTGATCATATGTCTGAACTTGAACAGGAATTCAAATCACGCGGCTTCACTGAGAAAAAAAATTTTTCATATTATTTCAGAGGCGTATTTGATACACCTGATGCAATAGACGAATCCGAAATTTTAAAGACGCTTATTAATTCCGGGCACTCGCTTTATGATGCAATAAAACTTGCAAGTTTTTATTCAATCTCTGCAAGGAGTTTATATGCTTGGCTCGATAAAAAAATTTGGCCGAAAATAAATCCTACTTACTGCGGGACACAAAATTCTATGAACGTAATCGGCCCGGACGGTTTGATTTTTCCATGCTGGAATGTAGTCGCCAAAGATGAGCTTGCTATGGGCTTTGTTGATGAGGCTTCACAAAAATTTTTGTATAATTTCTCAATGACAGAGTGGCGCACAAGATATGTAAATAATATGACTCCGTGTAAAGATTGCGAGTACTTAATGTTATGCGGGGGAGG
This window of the Synergistaceae bacterium genome carries:
- the pnp gene encoding polyribonucleotide nucleotidyltransferase, coding for MVGEEPLVFKTGRIAKQANGAVIVSHGDTVLLCTACMNDTVRTGIDFFPLVVDYEERYYAAGKIPGGFVKREGKPSDSGILGSRVIDRSIRSLFDDNMRNEVQIVTTVLAMDQMFPANVLGINGASAALAISGIPWNGPVAAVRVGLVGGNLIVNPTDRQMNSSLLNLVVAGHDDGITMVESGSYEVSEELLVDALELAHSEIKKIIAVLRRMKEEVGKPLLEVPAPEKFPEIDSWICENLDSKVDAAVRIHDKKPREKAINEIKAQALENFAEMLKENPEREEYINAFVDERVKNIMRGIIINERVRVDGRKMDQIRPITCEIDILPKVHGTALFTRGETQSLATTTLGMIGEDDQILDGIKLNEPAKRFMLHYNFPPYSVGEVRAIRGPGRREIGHGALAERALLPVIPTEEEFPYVIRVVSDIMESNGSSSQASICGGSLSMMHAGVPIRGHVAGIAMGLIKEGDKVQILTDIQGLEDHYGDMDFKVAGTRAGVTALQMDNKAGGITREILENALAQARKARFEILEKMEAVIPVPNKISPNAPRIISFEIDPEKIRDVIGTGGKVVRSITQRTGVKMNIEDDGIITISGPTQAQVEDARAIVLSLTRDLAPGEVYYGTVTRLLSFGAFVECIPGKEGLLHVSEISTNRVPRVEDVLKPGDRVLVMVKDIDDQGRANLTRRRVMASEDKVRAAGLAHVLPDERERDNLIASLASRERGYNNFQMRDRISYMDRGYSSNRATRNDFDFGRGNYDRSNRRNDRSRRGY
- the dut gene encoding dUTP diphosphatase codes for the protein MEHEITVKILRTAQTIKIPEYATPGSAGLDLCSMRYCIIKPNEMALIPTGIKLAIPEGYEAQIRPRSGLALNHRIIIPNSPGTIDSDYRGEIKVLLLNMGEEPFTLSFGDRIAQMVFTPVAHAKFEDVKKLDETSRGSGGFGSTGIN
- a CDS encoding DUF2624 family protein — its product is MNFTKEQITKAISCKSVDELLKLAKSEGVELTREQAETYFAKLSKSELTAEELAKVAGGGVGMGLQLAGLQNPQSLDNLGNNNNSRCKCDNYIPFDPE
- a CDS encoding radical SAM protein; translation: MSKSLVDAIFAQVKDYKARNYIINDCSLYGGEPLLAENKDIIRYICEKCRENDMTIRATTNGTDLDKYLDLIQEFKFTNLQITVDGPKEIHDKRRFFADGSGSFDKIMNNIALALEREIKIIVHVNVGKSNIDHMSELEQEFKSRGFTEKKNFSYYFRGVFDTPDAIDESEILKTLINSGHSLYDAIKLASFYSISARSLYAWLDKKIWPKINPTYCGTQNSMNVIGPDGLIFPCWNVVAKDELAMGFVDEASQKFLYNFSMTEWRTRYVNNMTPCKDCEYLMLCGGGCARKYPEEKMYTGICQNFQEVFNYTAPKAIAKFLRRCRQNRKYMIVYKKFLLRVKKIYEIRTS